A single Bos mutus isolate GX-2022 chromosome 16, NWIPB_WYAK_1.1, whole genome shotgun sequence DNA region contains:
- the LOC102287861 gene encoding large ribosomal subunit protein uL23, which yields MKMAPKAKKEAPAPPKAEAKAKALKAKKAVLKGVHSHKKKKIRTSPTFRRPKTLRLRRQPKYPRKSAPRRNKLDHYAIIKFPLTTESAMKKIEDNNTLVFIVDVKANKHQIKQAVKKLYDIDVAKVNTLIRPDGEKKAYVRLAPDYDALDVANKIGII from the coding sequence ATGAAGATGGCGCCGAAGGCGAAGAAGGAAGCCCCTGCTCCTCCTAAAGCtgaagccaaagcaaaggctTTGAAGGCCAAGAAAGCAGTGTTGAAAGGTGTCcacagccacaaaaaaaagaagatccGGACGTCGCCCACCTTCCGGCGGCCCAAAACACTGCGGCTCAGGAGGCAGCCCAAATACCCTCGGAAGAGCGCCCCTAGGAGAAACAAACTTGACCACTATGCCATCATCAAATTCCCCCTCACCACCGAGTCAGCcatgaagaaaatagaagacaACAACACACTGGTATTCATTGTGGACGTCAAGGCCAACAAGCACCAAATTAAACAGGCTGTGAAGAAGCTCTATGACATTGATGTGGCTAAGGTCAATACTCTGATCAGGCCTGATGGAGAGAAGAAGGCATATGTTCGACTGGCTCCTGACTATGATGCTTTGGATGTTGCCAACAAAATTGGCATCATCTAA